The Desmodus rotundus isolate HL8 chromosome 3, HLdesRot8A.1, whole genome shotgun sequence genome includes a region encoding these proteins:
- the LOC112299170 gene encoding small ribosomal subunit protein uS8-like, translating to MVRLNSLADALKNNNNTAKRGKHQILTRPCSEVTVRFLTVVMEHGYTGQSEITNDHRAEKTVVNLTGRLNKCGVISPRFDVQRTDLKKWENNLLPPHQFDFIARTTSAGIMNHEKARRKLTRRKTLEFFFQGLHGQGDPRRSQAAYIFRTQKVICSQEKEEKKKKKTSGRIRKPFWEQGGGQ from the exons ATGGTGCGCTTGAACTCCCTGGCTGACGCTCTCAAGAATAACAACAATACTGCAAAGAGAGGCAAACACCAGATTCTTACTAGGCCATGCTCTGAAGTCACCGTCCGGTTTCTAACTGTGGTGATGGAGCATGGTTACACCGGCCAGTCTGAAATTACTAATGACCACAGAGCTGAGAAAACTGTTGTGAACCTCACTGGCAGATTGAACAAGTGTGGCGTTATCAGTCCCAGATTTGATGTGCAACGCACAGATCTAAAAAAATGGGAGAACAACCTGCTTCCACCCCATCAGTTTGATTTCATTGCACGGACAACCTCAGCGGGCATCATGAACCACGAAAAAGCAAGACGAAAACTCACAAGACGGAAAACCCTAGAGTTCTTTTTCCAGGGAT TGCACGGGCAAGGGGACCCACGAAGGTCTCAAGCAGCATACATCTTCAGAACTCAGAAAGTGATATGTAGccaagaaaaggaggagaagaagaagaaaaagacttcTGGACGGATAAGGAAGCCATTCTGGGAGCAGGGCGGGGGACAATGA